Proteins encoded by one window of Candidatus Polarisedimenticolaceae bacterium:
- a CDS encoding molybdopterin cofactor-binding domain-containing protein, translated as MSNTIGKPRRRVDGRAKVIGATRFADDVVLPRTVVCKLLRSSVPHAVLRSVDASRAAKLPGVLLTLTGRDFPISFGILPVSQDEDPLCRDRARFVGDPIAAVVAKDEATAAEALGAIDIDYEVLPARATPEEAYAHPAPRIHEYGEEGNVHKRVSFRFGDTDEAFASSDRVFEDVFFFQGNTHLPIEQHAAIAAPDGDGKLTIWSSTQVPHYLHRALARALDMPAAHIRVIACPNGGGFGGKTDPFSHEIVVAKAAMILGRPVKITLTREEVFYCHRGRHPVLMRFKTGVKNDGTITAMHLKTLIDGGAYGSYGVASTFYTGALQTVTYRIPRYRFEACRMFTNKPPCGPKRGHGTPQPRFGQEVQLDKIAEALALDPAALRLKIVETENTVTANYMHVQTIGLADCIKSVVKRSDWANRFKKLPHGKGLGLACSSYLSGAGLPIYWNKLPHSGVQLKLDRSGGVTAFCGATEVGQGSDDVLVNIVAEILGIHPFDVRYVTGDTDLTPVDLGSYSSRVTLMMGNAAIQAAERARDLLAQAVAKKLEVPKERLVFAERRVFDTENPDKGVTFQEAVILAEAEFGTLGTTGSYTPPRSPARYKGGGVGPSPTYSYTACVVEVDVDPVTGWIHVPKVWIAHDIGRALNPTLARGQVEGSVYMGLGEALMEEQTFRRLPPRLSHALVHKFPSILEYKSPTTLDMPDVDTELIEHPDPRGPFGAKEVGQGPLLPIMPAVANAVYDAVGVRIDETPVTPEKILKALDDKAKGKPGRFGPDAFPDIAYPEPMIVPTPWEGGDGNAVNDPDRKRSAKLAEKV; from the coding sequence ATGAGCAACACGATCGGGAAGCCCCGCCGCCGCGTCGATGGGCGCGCGAAGGTGATCGGTGCGACACGCTTCGCCGACGACGTCGTGCTCCCTCGCACCGTCGTCTGCAAGCTGCTCCGGTCGAGCGTCCCCCACGCGGTCCTGCGATCGGTCGACGCGTCGCGCGCCGCGAAGCTGCCGGGCGTCCTGCTCACGCTGACCGGCCGGGACTTTCCGATCTCGTTCGGCATCCTGCCGGTCTCGCAGGACGAAGACCCGCTCTGCCGCGACCGCGCGCGCTTCGTCGGCGACCCGATCGCCGCCGTCGTCGCGAAGGACGAGGCGACCGCCGCCGAGGCGCTCGGCGCGATCGACATCGACTACGAGGTCCTCCCCGCGCGCGCGACGCCGGAGGAGGCGTACGCCCACCCGGCTCCGCGCATCCACGAGTACGGCGAGGAAGGCAACGTCCACAAGCGGGTCTCGTTCCGCTTCGGCGACACCGACGAGGCGTTCGCGTCGTCCGACCGCGTCTTCGAGGACGTCTTCTTCTTCCAGGGCAACACGCACCTGCCGATCGAGCAGCACGCCGCGATCGCGGCGCCGGACGGCGACGGCAAGCTCACGATCTGGTCCTCGACGCAGGTGCCGCATTACCTGCACCGCGCGCTCGCGCGCGCGCTCGACATGCCCGCCGCGCACATCCGCGTCATCGCCTGCCCGAACGGCGGCGGGTTCGGCGGGAAGACCGATCCGTTTAGCCACGAGATCGTCGTCGCGAAGGCGGCGATGATCCTCGGCAGGCCGGTCAAGATCACGCTCACCCGTGAAGAGGTCTTCTACTGCCACCGCGGCCGCCACCCGGTGCTCATGCGATTCAAGACCGGTGTCAAGAACGACGGCACGATCACCGCGATGCACCTGAAGACGCTCATCGACGGCGGCGCCTACGGCTCGTACGGCGTCGCCTCGACCTTCTACACCGGGGCCTTGCAGACCGTGACCTACCGGATCCCGCGCTACCGCTTCGAGGCGTGCCGGATGTTCACGAACAAACCGCCGTGCGGGCCGAAGCGCGGCCACGGGACGCCGCAGCCGCGGTTCGGACAGGAGGTCCAGCTCGACAAGATCGCGGAGGCGCTCGCGCTCGACCCGGCCGCGCTCCGCCTCAAGATCGTGGAGACCGAGAACACCGTCACCGCGAACTACATGCACGTCCAGACGATCGGCCTCGCCGATTGCATCAAGTCGGTCGTCAAGCGCTCGGACTGGGCGAACCGGTTCAAGAAGCTCCCGCACGGCAAGGGGCTGGGGCTCGCCTGCTCGTCCTACCTCTCGGGCGCGGGGCTGCCGATCTACTGGAACAAGCTCCCGCACTCGGGGGTCCAGCTCAAGCTCGACCGGAGCGGCGGCGTCACCGCCTTCTGCGGCGCGACGGAGGTCGGCCAGGGCTCGGACGACGTGCTCGTCAACATCGTCGCGGAGATCCTCGGCATCCATCCGTTCGACGTCCGCTACGTGACCGGCGACACCGATCTCACGCCGGTCGATCTCGGGAGCTATTCGAGCCGCGTCACCTTGATGATGGGGAACGCGGCGATCCAGGCGGCCGAGCGCGCGCGCGATCTCCTCGCGCAGGCGGTCGCGAAGAAGCTCGAGGTCCCGAAGGAACGTCTCGTCTTCGCCGAGCGCCGCGTGTTCGACACCGAGAATCCGGACAAGGGAGTCACCTTCCAGGAAGCGGTGATCCTCGCCGAGGCGGAGTTCGGCACGCTCGGGACGACGGGGTCGTACACGCCGCCGCGGTCGCCGGCGCGCTACAAGGGGGGCGGCGTCGGTCCGTCGCCGACCTACTCGTACACCGCGTGCGTCGTCGAGGTCGACGTCGACCCGGTGACCGGCTGGATCCACGTCCCGAAGGTCTGGATCGCGCACGACATCGGCCGCGCGCTCAACCCGACGCTCGCGCGCGGCCAGGTCGAAGGATCGGTCTACATGGGACTCGGCGAGGCGCTCATGGAGGAGCAGACGTTCCGACGCCTGCCGCCGCGGCTGTCGCACGCGCTCGTCCACAAGTTCCCGTCGATCCTCGAGTACAAGTCGCCGACGACGCTCGACATGCCCGACGTCGATACCGAGCTCATCGAGCACCCCGACCCGCGCGGGCCGTTCGGCGCCAAGGAGGTCGGCCAGGGCCCGCTCCTCCCGATCATGCCGGCGGTCGCGAACGCCGTGTACGACGCGGTCGGCGTGCGGATCGACGAGACGCCGGTCACGCCGGAAAAGATCCTGAAAGCGCTCGACGACAAGGCGAAGGGAAAGCCCGGCCGGTTCGGCCCCGACGCGTTCCCCGACATCGCCTACCCCGAGCCTATGATCGTGCCGACGCCGTGGGAAGGCGGCGACGGCAACGCCGTCAACGATCCCGATCGCAAGCGCTCGGCCAAGCTCGCCGAGAAGGTCTGA
- a CDS encoding FAD binding domain-containing protein: MLRLPLFTYMAPKSAHEAAAILADHAPGEAMLMAGGTDLLPNMKRRQQTPKVVVSLAHAADLRHSGNGNGMVLGAGLTLTEIAHDARVRAHYAGLHQAAAQIATPHLRNMGTLGGNLCLDTRCNYYDQTEDWRRAIGFCMKKDGDTCWVATSSDRCLAVSSTDTAPMLIALGASVTLVSKQEGPREVALADLYENDGMHYLTRRLDEVLTNVVLPPAAGWRSVYWKLRRRGSFDFPVLSVAAAVKTKGGVVEDARLVLGAVASRPLLAPEAAQALVGKSLKDDAVIAAAADAAFALAKPMDNTDFVLHWRKRVTREFVTYALRELRGDDLRETRRKVARQDLVWIG; this comes from the coding sequence GTGCTGCGCCTCCCGCTCTTCACGTACATGGCTCCCAAGTCGGCCCACGAGGCCGCCGCGATCCTCGCCGATCACGCGCCCGGCGAGGCGATGCTCATGGCGGGCGGGACCGACCTCCTTCCCAACATGAAGCGCCGCCAGCAAACGCCGAAGGTCGTCGTCTCGCTCGCGCATGCGGCCGACCTCCGCCACTCCGGAAACGGAAACGGCATGGTCCTCGGCGCGGGCCTCACGCTCACCGAGATCGCGCACGACGCGCGCGTGAGGGCGCACTACGCCGGCCTCCACCAGGCGGCCGCGCAGATCGCGACGCCGCACCTCCGCAACATGGGCACGCTCGGCGGCAACCTCTGCCTCGACACACGCTGCAACTACTACGATCAGACGGAAGACTGGCGCCGCGCGATCGGCTTCTGCATGAAGAAGGACGGCGATACCTGCTGGGTCGCGACCAGCTCCGACCGCTGCCTCGCCGTCTCCTCGACCGATACCGCCCCGATGCTCATCGCGCTCGGGGCTTCCGTCACTCTCGTCTCGAAGCAGGAGGGCCCGCGCGAGGTCGCGCTCGCCGACCTCTACGAGAACGACGGCATGCACTACCTCACGCGCCGCCTCGACGAAGTGCTCACGAACGTCGTCCTGCCGCCGGCCGCGGGATGGCGGAGCGTCTACTGGAAGCTCCGCCGCAGGGGCAGCTTCGACTTCCCGGTCCTCTCGGTCGCCGCGGCGGTGAAGACCAAGGGCGGCGTCGTCGAGGACGCACGCCTCGTCCTCGGCGCGGTCGCCTCGCGCCCGCTTCTCGCACCCGAAGCCGCGCAGGCGCTCGTCGGCAAGTCCCTGAAGGACGACGCCGTCATCGCCGCCGCCGCCGACGCCGCCTTCGCCCTCGCGAAGCCGATGGACAACACCGACTTTGTCCTCCACTGGCGCAAGCGCGTGACGCGCGAGTTCGTCACCTACGCTCTGCGCGAGCTGCGCGGCGACGACCTGCGCGAGACGCGCCGCAAGGTCGCGCGGCAGGATCTCGTCTGGATCGGCTGA
- a CDS encoding NAD-dependent epimerase/dehydratase family protein — protein sequence MNVLLFGATGMIGRAALLESLRDGRVRSVLAVGRRPTGVTDSKLRDVVVEDLFDLSAVKDELPACDACFYCLGAASYGMTEAEYSRLTYDLTLSVASSIAAVNTRIAFCFISGDGADPSERGRTMWARVKGKTENALLRMPFRAFIFRPGYIQPLDGIRTRVTHYRILYAALRPFYGLLRRLSPRHVTDTRRVGRALVAVGLAGHEKRILGCEEINALGER from the coding sequence GTGAACGTCCTCCTCTTCGGCGCCACCGGCATGATCGGCCGTGCCGCGCTCCTCGAATCGCTCCGCGACGGCCGCGTACGCTCGGTGCTCGCGGTCGGGCGCCGTCCCACGGGCGTCACGGACTCGAAGCTCCGCGACGTCGTGGTCGAGGATCTCTTCGACCTCTCCGCCGTGAAGGACGAGCTTCCGGCGTGCGACGCGTGCTTCTACTGCCTCGGCGCCGCGTCGTACGGCATGACCGAGGCCGAGTACAGCCGGCTGACGTACGACCTCACGCTCTCCGTCGCGTCGTCGATCGCCGCGGTCAACACGCGCATCGCCTTCTGCTTCATCTCGGGCGACGGCGCGGACCCGAGCGAGCGCGGCCGCACGATGTGGGCGCGCGTCAAGGGGAAGACCGAGAACGCCCTTCTGCGCATGCCGTTCCGTGCCTTCATCTTCCGGCCGGGCTACATCCAGCCGCTCGACGGGATCAGGACGCGCGTGACGCATTACCGCATCCTCTACGCAGCCCTGCGCCCGTTCTACGGACTACTGCGCCGCCTCTCTCCCCGTCACGTCACCGACACGCGCCGCGTCGGCCGCGCGCTCGTCGCCGTCGGCCTCGCGGGCCACGAGAAGCGCATCCTCGGCTGCGAGGAGATCAACGCGCTGGGCGAGCGGTGA
- a CDS encoding MOSC domain-containing protein — protein MRIVSVNLGRPREVEYEGEIVLTSIFKTPVEGRVRVAHLNIDGDEQSDLTVHGGRDKAVYAYPSEHYPFWRKELPSAELPWGVFGENLTTEGLTEDHVAPGDRLRIGDVEFAITTPRLPCFKLGIRFGRPDIIKRFMRSLKSGFYLAVLREGTIGAGDPIELVPAEGDRVTIREIFSLFLPNPDRRIAKRASVLAGLPENWRERMRESL, from the coding sequence GTGAGGATCGTCTCGGTCAACCTCGGCCGCCCTCGTGAAGTCGAGTACGAGGGCGAGATCGTCCTCACATCGATCTTCAAGACGCCGGTCGAGGGACGTGTCCGCGTCGCCCACCTCAACATCGACGGCGACGAGCAATCGGACCTCACGGTCCACGGCGGCCGCGACAAGGCGGTCTACGCCTACCCCTCGGAGCACTATCCGTTCTGGCGGAAGGAACTGCCGAGCGCGGAGCTTCCCTGGGGCGTCTTCGGCGAGAACCTGACGACCGAAGGCTTGACGGAAGATCACGTCGCTCCCGGCGACCGCCTGCGGATCGGCGACGTCGAGTTCGCGATCACGACGCCTCGCCTCCCGTGCTTCAAGCTTGGAATCCGATTCGGCCGCCCCGACATCATCAAGCGGTTCATGCGATCGCTGAAAAGCGGCTTCTACCTCGCGGTCCTGCGGGAAGGCACGATCGGTGCGGGCGACCCCATCGAGCTCGTTCCCGCCGAAGGCGATCGCGTCACGATCCGCGAGATCTTCAGCCTGTTCCTGCCGAATCCGGATCGGAGGATCGCGAAAAGAGCGAGCGTGCTCGCGGGGCTGCCGGAGAATTGGCGAGAGCGGATGCGGGAGAGTCTCTAG
- a CDS encoding DUF2442 domain-containing protein has protein sequence MKASRKLPRSIESELRAVRAVKALGAHRLWLRFDNGDEGEIDMKPFLEPFTNLFAALEDPDYFARVRVSRAARTIAWPNGVELDPDVLHSRVTGKKIRWAR, from the coding sequence ATGAAAGCCTCGAGAAAATTGCCCCGCTCGATTGAATCCGAGTTGCGTGCGGTGCGGGCGGTTAAGGCCCTCGGTGCTCACAGGTTGTGGCTCCGCTTCGACAATGGGGACGAAGGCGAGATCGACATGAAGCCCTTCCTCGAGCCATTCACCAATCTCTTCGCCGCGCTGGAAGATCCAGACTATTTCGCGAGAGTCCGCGTCAGCCGCGCCGCACGCACGATTGCGTGGCCGAATGGGGTCGAGCTCGATCCCGACGTGCTTCACTCTCGCGTAACCGGAAAGAAGATCCGCTGGGCTCGCTGA
- a CDS encoding SGNH/GDSL hydrolase family protein, which produces MATDRRIAKALATGKTQAREVMARRADALKRRAKAVRAHQRRAGALTARDAAGPGVLVAEGDSWFDYPLLDILRVLDDDYGYDVESVAHKGDPIEAMAYGGTQLDDFARRLEKVHARGEVPRAVLVSGGGNDVAGTEFAMLLDHQASPVPGLNQPVLDGVIDQRIRFAYVTILSRVTAVCRAQFGRPVPILVHGYDYPVPDGRGFLGGWAFLPGPWLQPGFRQKGFGNLDTTKAMTKALIERFDAMIEKIVALPDFAHVTFVDLRGSLPTGSDYKTWWANELHPTHKGFRKIAAKFAATLEALP; this is translated from the coding sequence GTGGCAACCGATAGGCGCATCGCGAAGGCGCTCGCGACCGGCAAGACCCAGGCGCGCGAGGTCATGGCGCGGCGGGCCGACGCGTTGAAGCGGCGAGCGAAGGCGGTTCGGGCTCATCAACGACGGGCAGGTGCGCTGACGGCGCGCGACGCGGCCGGGCCCGGCGTGCTCGTCGCCGAAGGCGATTCGTGGTTCGACTATCCGCTCCTCGACATCCTGCGCGTGCTCGACGACGACTACGGGTACGACGTCGAGTCGGTGGCGCACAAGGGAGACCCGATCGAGGCGATGGCGTACGGTGGGACGCAGCTCGACGATTTCGCGCGGCGCCTCGAAAAGGTGCACGCGCGCGGCGAGGTGCCGCGGGCGGTCCTCGTGTCGGGAGGCGGGAACGACGTCGCGGGGACGGAGTTCGCGATGCTCCTCGACCACCAGGCGTCTCCGGTCCCCGGGCTGAACCAGCCGGTCCTCGACGGCGTCATCGATCAACGCATCCGCTTCGCGTACGTCACGATCCTGAGCCGGGTGACCGCGGTATGCCGCGCGCAGTTCGGCCGGCCGGTGCCGATCCTCGTGCACGGCTACGACTATCCGGTCCCCGATGGGCGCGGGTTCCTCGGCGGGTGGGCGTTCCTGCCTGGGCCGTGGCTGCAGCCGGGTTTTCGTCAAAAGGGGTTCGGCAACCTCGACACGACGAAGGCGATGACCAAGGCGCTCATCGAGCGGTTCGACGCGATGATCGAGAAGATCGTCGCGTTGCCGGACTTCGCGCACGTGACGTTCGTCGATCTCCGCGGATCGCTCCCGACCGGGAGCGACTACAAGACGTGGTGGGCGAACGAGCTGCACCCCACGCACAAGGGGTTCCGGAAGATCGCGGCCAAGTTCGCGGCGACGCTCGAGGCGCTGCCCTAG
- the asnB gene encoding asparagine synthase B: MCGIFCLLNVPEGAGAGSRDVAVRQARLLRHRGPDWSGVWAGPRAVLAHERLAIVDLLHGAQPLRSRDGALVLAVNGEIYNHRELRSEIGIRDAFGTDSDCEVILPLWRSDGPRLVERLRGMFAFALYDSATNDWLIARDPIGIVPLYVGRRPDGALAVASEMKALLEVCDNVEPFPPGHYQTSRDTAPVRYWNRDWFDFDAVADRDVHPKEIHDALADSVHAHLMTDVPYGVLLSGGLDSSVIGALAAGFAGKRVESGDREGAWWPRLHSFAIGLAGSPDLAAAARAAEGIGTVHHGFEFTVQEGLDALRDVIWHIESFDTTTVRASTPMYLMARRIRATGVKMVLSGEGSDEIFGGYLYFHKAPNPRAFHEELVRKLQLLHLYDCLRANKSMAAWGIEARVPFLDTRFLDAAMRVHARHKMVEAGGIEKRIVREAFAGMLPEPILWRQKEQFSDGVGYSWIDSLKAYAEARVSDADFAGAAERFPIGTPQTKESFLYRAIFDELFPGEWAARTIPSGPSVACSSPAAIAWDPSFAANADPSGRAVKGVHKEAV, encoded by the coding sequence ATGTGCGGCATCTTTTGCCTGCTGAACGTTCCCGAAGGGGCCGGCGCGGGCTCGCGTGACGTCGCCGTCCGGCAAGCACGTTTGCTCCGCCACCGCGGGCCCGACTGGAGCGGGGTCTGGGCCGGCCCGCGCGCCGTCCTCGCGCACGAGCGGCTCGCGATCGTCGATCTCCTCCACGGCGCGCAGCCGCTGCGCTCGCGCGACGGCGCGCTCGTCCTCGCGGTGAACGGCGAGATCTACAACCACCGGGAGCTGCGCTCGGAGATCGGGATCAGAGACGCCTTCGGCACAGATTCCGATTGCGAGGTGATCCTGCCGCTCTGGAGGAGCGACGGTCCGCGCCTCGTCGAGCGCCTGCGCGGGATGTTCGCGTTCGCCCTCTACGACTCCGCCACGAACGACTGGCTCATCGCGCGCGACCCGATCGGCATCGTCCCGCTCTACGTCGGGCGCCGCCCCGACGGCGCGCTCGCGGTCGCGTCCGAGATGAAGGCGCTCCTCGAGGTCTGCGACAACGTCGAGCCGTTCCCTCCCGGCCACTATCAGACGAGCCGCGACACCGCTCCGGTGCGCTACTGGAACCGCGATTGGTTCGACTTCGACGCCGTTGCCGACCGCGACGTCCATCCGAAGGAGATCCACGACGCGCTCGCCGATTCCGTCCACGCGCACCTCATGACCGACGTCCCGTACGGCGTGCTGCTCTCGGGAGGGCTCGACTCGTCGGTCATCGGCGCGCTCGCCGCCGGGTTCGCGGGGAAGCGCGTCGAGTCGGGCGATCGCGAAGGGGCGTGGTGGCCGCGCCTCCACTCGTTCGCGATCGGCCTCGCCGGCTCGCCCGACCTCGCCGCCGCCGCGCGCGCCGCCGAGGGAATCGGCACGGTGCACCACGGCTTCGAGTTCACGGTGCAAGAGGGTCTCGACGCCCTCCGCGACGTGATCTGGCACATCGAGTCGTTCGACACGACGACGGTCCGCGCCTCGACGCCGATGTACCTCATGGCGCGCCGCATCCGCGCGACCGGCGTCAAGATGGTCCTCTCCGGCGAAGGCTCCGACGAGATCTTCGGCGGCTACCTCTACTTCCACAAGGCGCCGAACCCGCGCGCGTTCCACGAGGAGCTGGTTCGCAAGCTGCAGCTCCTGCACCTCTACGATTGCCTGCGCGCGAACAAGTCGATGGCCGCCTGGGGGATCGAAGCGCGCGTTCCGTTCCTCGACACGCGCTTTCTCGACGCCGCGATGCGCGTGCACGCGCGTCACAAGATGGTCGAGGCCGGCGGCATCGAGAAGCGGATCGTCCGCGAGGCGTTCGCCGGCATGCTCCCCGAGCCGATCCTGTGGCGGCAGAAGGAGCAGTTCTCCGACGGCGTCGGCTACTCGTGGATCGACTCGCTCAAGGCCTATGCCGAAGCGCGCGTCTCCGACGCCGACTTCGCCGGCGCCGCCGAGCGCTTCCCGATCGGCACGCCGCAGACGAAGGAGAGCTTCCTCTACCGGGCGATCTTCGACGAGCTGTTCCCGGGTGAGTGGGCCGCACGCACGATTCCTTCGGGGCCGAGCGTGGCCTGCTCGTCACCCGCCGCCATCGCGTGGGACCCCAGCTTCGCCGCCAACGCCGACCCGAGCGGCCGCGCCGTGAAAGGTGTCCACAAAGAAGCGGTGTAG
- a CDS encoding M1 family aminopeptidase: MIRCLVGALALASSCAALQSARAVEPPATVAPSLTSLLNECADPQLGAEAIPIRGATIAVGNFEMSLTDGWLVPVMGGSRVLGAYFEGHGRYLYDVREPADQEALALNLARMTNSLRVTASKVGDELTRALVLTSDPSLLGLDAGQGGDHSWPRSMDDGFRTMLTRARATATSSGEFDFRLASALLNGGRRWTYVELSGGRLPVGYVYDDALEGLERLLGFRKLVRYDVRFAQTLSEHGLPGWDAGRRLNVVLRHADISLVTIDNRSATIDSDVTLRIPEARTRVIDMMLMNNRDPDSANWSSTRQQLRVMHVRDADGRDLPFSHKYHELIVEIPTTSTADSELHLRFETEGEILLDAAGRHTDDYFSILNYPWYPSPGSPAGQQFTYTLKVKVKKPWEPVTSGREVARMDDGTFVTVQSRSDQPSMLVGVMAGKFFSSSVTTGRTTVRVHSYAWDRKDVLEKLPKLAGAMLDLYTKLLGPLQSDEIDIVEYPGRVPRPAAGLVVIDPMAFSNVHTSAASGVNARLARALAFQWFSQKAMPMNPEDLWLANSFADYYAGLALSALDVHHAGTVYGFDDLLTAWRVEAKTCADSGTIATAFYLGGEDGARDRACLLDSRGPLVLHMLRTMIGNQKFFDATRKYLDAANYGPGTTDGFTDALSRVAGEDMRWYVDQWVRRRGDAQVTFEHHVDTGPHGYRLWGTIRQAPGAGFKKLLLPVVWNDGGSEVGNVVLVDEPEEKFEFTLGAKPASVQPDPHHTNLAVYK, encoded by the coding sequence GTGATCCGGTGCTTGGTCGGGGCCCTGGCGCTCGCGTCGTCGTGCGCCGCCTTGCAGTCGGCCCGAGCCGTCGAGCCGCCGGCGACGGTGGCGCCTTCGCTCACGTCGCTCTTGAACGAGTGCGCGGATCCGCAACTGGGCGCCGAGGCGATCCCGATTCGAGGGGCGACGATCGCCGTCGGCAATTTCGAGATGTCGTTGACCGATGGCTGGCTCGTCCCGGTGATGGGAGGGAGCCGCGTCTTGGGCGCGTACTTCGAAGGCCACGGGCGGTACCTCTACGACGTCCGAGAGCCCGCCGATCAAGAGGCGCTCGCGCTGAACCTCGCGCGGATGACGAACAGCCTCCGCGTCACGGCAAGCAAGGTCGGCGACGAGCTCACGAGGGCGCTCGTTCTCACGAGCGATCCGAGCCTTCTCGGCCTCGACGCCGGACAGGGCGGCGATCATTCGTGGCCGCGATCGATGGACGACGGATTCCGGACCATGCTGACCCGGGCGCGCGCGACCGCGACGAGCTCCGGTGAGTTCGATTTCCGTCTCGCCTCGGCGCTCCTCAACGGCGGCCGCCGGTGGACGTACGTCGAGCTCTCCGGCGGCCGCCTCCCGGTGGGCTACGTCTACGACGACGCTCTCGAAGGGTTGGAGCGGCTCCTCGGTTTCCGCAAGCTCGTCCGCTACGACGTGCGCTTCGCTCAGACGCTGAGCGAGCACGGACTGCCGGGCTGGGATGCGGGGCGCCGGCTGAACGTGGTGTTGCGCCACGCCGACATCTCCCTCGTCACGATCGACAACCGATCGGCGACAATCGACAGCGACGTCACCCTGCGCATCCCCGAGGCGAGGACGCGCGTGATCGACATGATGCTCATGAACAACCGCGACCCGGACTCAGCGAACTGGAGCTCGACGCGCCAGCAGCTCCGGGTGATGCACGTCCGCGACGCCGACGGCCGCGACCTCCCGTTCTCGCACAAGTATCACGAATTGATCGTCGAGATTCCGACAACCTCCACAGCGGATTCCGAGCTGCACCTGCGGTTCGAGACCGAAGGCGAGATCCTGCTCGATGCCGCCGGACGGCACACCGACGACTACTTTTCCATCTTGAACTACCCCTGGTACCCGAGTCCCGGCAGCCCTGCGGGTCAGCAGTTCACGTACACGCTCAAGGTCAAGGTCAAGAAGCCGTGGGAGCCCGTGACCTCCGGACGGGAAGTCGCCCGCATGGACGACGGGACGTTCGTCACGGTGCAGTCGCGGTCCGATCAACCTTCGATGCTGGTCGGCGTGATGGCGGGAAAATTCTTCAGCAGCAGCGTCACGACCGGGCGCACCACGGTGCGCGTTCACTCGTACGCGTGGGACCGCAAGGACGTGCTCGAGAAGCTGCCGAAGCTGGCCGGCGCCATGCTGGACCTCTATACGAAGCTTCTTGGACCGTTGCAGTCGGACGAGATCGACATCGTCGAGTACCCGGGCCGGGTGCCACGGCCCGCGGCGGGGCTGGTCGTCATCGACCCGATGGCGTTCTCGAATGTCCATACCTCGGCCGCGAGCGGGGTGAACGCCCGCCTCGCCCGCGCGCTCGCGTTCCAGTGGTTCTCGCAGAAGGCGATGCCGATGAACCCCGAGGATCTCTGGCTCGCCAACTCCTTCGCCGATTACTACGCGGGCCTCGCGCTGAGCGCGCTCGACGTCCACCACGCCGGCACCGTCTACGGCTTCGACGACCTGCTGACCGCCTGGCGCGTCGAGGCGAAGACCTGCGCCGATAGCGGCACCATCGCGACTGCCTTTTACCTCGGCGGCGAGGACGGCGCGCGAGACCGGGCGTGCTTGCTCGACAGCCGTGGGCCGCTCGTCCTCCACATGCTGCGGACGATGATCGGGAACCAGAAGTTCTTCGACGCCACACGCAAGTACCTGGATGCGGCGAACTACGGGCCAGGGACGACGGATGGATTCACCGACGCTCTCTCGAGGGTCGCCGGCGAGGACATGCGCTGGTACGTCGACCAGTGGGTCCGGCGCCGCGGCGACGCCCAGGTCACGTTCGAGCACCACGTCGACACCGGGCCGCACGGCTACCGCCTGTGGGGAACGATCCGGCAAGCGCCGGGCGCCGGCTTCAAGAAACTCCTCCTCCCCGTGGTCTGGAACGACGGCGGCAGCGAGGTCGGTAACGTCGTCCTCGTCGACGAGCCGGAGGAAAAGTTCGAGTTCACCCTAGGGGCGAAGCCGGCCTCGGTCCAGCCGGATCCCCACCATACGAACTTGGCGGTCTACAAGTGA